A genomic segment from Lignipirellula cremea encodes:
- the cysK gene encoding cysteine synthase A, which produces MPRGKTFDNTPSAIGDTPMIRINRLTPGDHATVFAKCEFFQPLNSVKDRIGVAMIETAERDGLINPDSHIIEPTSGNTGIALAFVCAAKGYRLTLTMPESMSVERRQLLRAMGANLVLTPAADGMPGAILRASELVERETNAWMPQQFENPANPEIHERTTGPEIWEDSGHDIDAIVAGVGTGGTITGVTRFLKQKNPNFKAIAVEPKHSPVISGGRAGKHRIQGIGAGFIPGNLDTELLDEVITVDDEDAFAWGRLLAEKEGIVAGISSGANMWAAAQVAARPEYRGLRIVTIMCSLGERYLSTPLFAD; this is translated from the coding sequence ATGCCTCGCGGAAAGACATTCGATAATACGCCGTCAGCGATTGGCGACACGCCGATGATACGGATCAACCGGTTGACGCCTGGCGACCACGCGACCGTGTTCGCCAAATGCGAGTTTTTCCAGCCTCTCAACAGCGTGAAGGACCGCATTGGAGTCGCGATGATCGAGACGGCCGAACGCGATGGCCTGATTAACCCCGACTCGCACATTATCGAGCCGACCAGCGGAAATACGGGAATCGCACTGGCATTCGTATGCGCAGCAAAGGGGTATCGACTCACACTGACGATGCCAGAGTCCATGTCGGTCGAACGTCGTCAGCTGCTGCGCGCCATGGGAGCGAATCTGGTGCTTACGCCCGCCGCCGATGGCATGCCCGGCGCCATCCTTCGAGCGAGCGAACTGGTCGAAAGGGAAACGAACGCCTGGATGCCCCAGCAATTTGAAAACCCTGCCAATCCCGAGATCCATGAACGGACGACCGGTCCAGAGATCTGGGAGGACAGCGGGCACGACATCGATGCGATCGTGGCGGGCGTGGGAACGGGAGGCACCATCACCGGAGTGACACGCTTCCTCAAGCAGAAAAACCCCAACTTCAAGGCGATCGCGGTCGAACCAAAACACTCGCCCGTCATCAGCGGCGGTCGCGCGGGCAAGCATCGCATCCAGGGCATCGGCGCCGGTTTTATTCCCGGGAATCTGGACACGGAGCTCCTTGACGAGGTCATTACGGTCGACGACGAAGATGCTTTTGCGTGGGGACGCTTGCTGGCCGAAAAGGAAGGCATCGTGGCAGGCATCAGCAGTGGGGCCAACATGTGGGCGGCAGCGCAGGTAGCCGCTCGCCCCGAGTATCGAGGCCTGCGGATTGTCACCATCATGTGCAGCCTGGGCGAACGCTATCTTTCGACGCCGCTCTTCGCGGATTGA
- a CDS encoding DUF1588 domain-containing protein: protein MSSHCFVAASNFAFTRLVFSVGILLAGSSLASGEETSPLMVPEPIQGIITTRCLDCHSGETAEADVRFDNLATLTLNAQLELFNRAQDQLFFGLMPPEDADPLSGIEHAELAGWLRRELRSRHASKLDDKLRDPSYGNYVDHEQLFNGSIRDKPFTPARRWLVSPQIFHERVNAVFQLRERDRQRNFYGVTNPIVLPDHSGVRYYDTAALDGGHLLVMLNNAQWIAEKQVFAAAHQGEDRRQLQFANEKDRWCPPTSPPEFVAILQKQSTPSDEELISAIHAQFDCVLQRRASAAELTKHLPQFRSAIELAGNEDGLRQMLLSVLLKSEFLYRLEFGAGEPDEYGRKKLSPREASYAIAYAVSDRVPDEQLVQAAAEGRLLSKEDYRREVTRLLDDKKSFSDEGDPTLNGIHLRSHTVSHPKINRFFREFFGYPASVKLFKDVSRSGGFFDNAGRDYTGTAGSVTNEADRIVDYILSQDRDVFAQLLTTDLNFVLHTRSNEQGQKLVDGWRRAYEGLKDTEWKDNPEQVLLENFDKHKELFAQIGITDLREDRRKNHVRDLSRYMLFFEHTFGKGRTPITFPWFAHGGQKFRYSEIYSLPPVPGAGPLDYQGRRSRGQYDDEETWDYPVVQPFRIPHRKGLLTHPAWLLAHSQNTETDPVRRGRWIREKLLAGRVPDVPITVDAQIPEDHQRTLRERLDSVTLKQECWKCHQQMNPLGLTFEIFDDFGRYRTHESLELPDSLKETAAGKNTANVSTTKPVNAVGLLRGAGDPALDGEVTDAFDLIDRLAKSDLVRQSIIRHAFRYFMGRNETLSDSQTLIDADQAYIKSGGSFRAVIVSLLTSDSFMYRKNIELR, encoded by the coding sequence TTGAGCAGTCATTGCTTTGTCGCCGCTTCGAACTTTGCCTTTACACGGCTTGTCTTCTCCGTGGGTATTCTGCTTGCAGGGTCCTCTTTGGCTTCAGGGGAAGAAACGTCGCCATTGATGGTTCCTGAACCGATTCAGGGTATCATCACGACTCGCTGCCTGGATTGTCACAGCGGCGAAACTGCAGAAGCGGATGTGCGCTTTGACAACCTTGCAACGCTAACGTTGAACGCACAACTAGAACTTTTCAATCGAGCGCAGGATCAACTTTTCTTTGGCCTGATGCCGCCGGAAGATGCTGACCCGCTAAGCGGGATAGAACACGCTGAATTGGCCGGGTGGCTTCGTCGCGAACTACGCAGTCGCCATGCATCGAAGCTGGACGACAAGCTACGAGACCCGAGTTACGGAAACTACGTCGACCACGAACAGCTCTTCAATGGCTCGATCAGGGACAAGCCATTCACGCCTGCTCGCCGCTGGTTGGTGAGTCCTCAGATATTCCACGAGCGTGTAAACGCTGTTTTCCAACTCCGTGAGCGAGACCGTCAGCGCAACTTTTACGGCGTCACAAATCCCATCGTCTTGCCTGATCATTCGGGGGTTCGCTACTACGACACCGCGGCATTGGATGGCGGGCACCTGTTGGTGATGTTGAATAACGCACAGTGGATTGCCGAAAAACAGGTTTTCGCAGCCGCTCATCAGGGCGAGGATCGCCGCCAGCTGCAATTTGCGAATGAGAAAGACCGCTGGTGTCCGCCGACTTCCCCGCCAGAATTTGTCGCCATCCTGCAGAAACAGTCTACGCCTTCTGACGAAGAATTGATCTCGGCGATTCATGCACAATTTGACTGCGTCCTGCAGCGTCGCGCCTCGGCAGCAGAGTTGACGAAACATCTGCCGCAGTTTCGGAGCGCAATTGAACTGGCCGGCAACGAAGATGGCCTGCGGCAAATGCTGTTGAGCGTCTTGCTGAAGTCCGAGTTTCTGTATCGCCTGGAATTTGGGGCAGGCGAGCCGGACGAATATGGAAGAAAGAAACTCTCGCCTCGGGAAGCCAGCTATGCGATTGCCTACGCGGTTTCGGATCGTGTGCCCGACGAGCAGTTGGTGCAGGCTGCCGCTGAAGGGAGACTGCTGTCGAAAGAAGACTATCGACGGGAAGTCACGCGTCTTCTGGATGACAAAAAGTCGTTCTCCGATGAAGGGGACCCCACGCTGAACGGGATTCATCTTCGTTCCCACACCGTGAGTCACCCGAAGATTAATCGTTTCTTTCGCGAATTTTTTGGTTATCCGGCCAGCGTCAAGCTGTTCAAAGATGTGTCGCGCAGCGGCGGGTTCTTTGATAACGCGGGGCGCGATTACACCGGTACGGCAGGCAGCGTAACCAACGAAGCCGATCGAATTGTCGATTATATTCTGAGTCAGGATCGAGACGTGTTCGCGCAACTGCTGACCACCGATCTCAACTTTGTGTTGCACACGCGGAGCAACGAACAAGGTCAAAAGCTGGTGGATGGCTGGCGTCGAGCGTATGAGGGATTGAAAGACACGGAATGGAAAGACAATCCCGAGCAGGTTCTGCTGGAAAACTTTGACAAACACAAAGAGCTGTTTGCTCAAATCGGAATCACCGACCTCCGCGAGGATCGCCGAAAGAACCATGTTCGTGACCTCAGTAGATACATGTTGTTCTTCGAGCATACTTTTGGCAAAGGGCGAACCCCGATTACTTTCCCCTGGTTTGCCCACGGCGGCCAGAAATTCAGGTACTCCGAAATTTACAGTCTTCCGCCCGTTCCCGGCGCAGGACCGCTGGATTATCAGGGTCGACGATCGCGGGGGCAGTATGACGACGAGGAAACGTGGGACTACCCGGTTGTTCAGCCATTCCGGATTCCGCATCGCAAGGGACTGCTCACCCATCCGGCCTGGCTGTTGGCGCATTCGCAAAATACGGAAACAGATCCGGTCCGACGCGGCCGCTGGATCCGGGAGAAGTTGCTGGCGGGCCGGGTGCCTGATGTCCCGATTACCGTCGACGCCCAGATCCCCGAAGATCATCAACGCACGCTTCGAGAACGACTTGATTCGGTGACTCTCAAGCAGGAGTGCTGGAAGTGTCATCAGCAAATGAATCCCTTGGGGCTGACCTTTGAGATCTTCGATGATTTCGGCAGGTACAGGACCCACGAGAGCCTTGAGCTTCCCGATAGCCTCAAGGAAACCGCCGCCGGCAAGAACACGGCGAACGTGTCCACGACAAAACCGGTCAACGCGGTCGGTCTTCTCAGGGGTGCGGGCGACCCAGCCTTGGATGGCGAAGTTACCGATGCTTTCGATCTGATTGACCGACTTGCGAAGTCGGATCTCGTGCGGCAAAGCATTATTCGCCATGCGTTTCGATACTTTATGGGACGCAATGAAACGTTATCGGATTCGCAAACTCTAATTGACGCCGATCAGGCGTATATCAAAAGCGGCGGAAGTTTTCGGGCGGTTATTGTCTCACTGTTAACCTCTGACTCCTTTATGTACCGAAAAAATATTGAGCTGCGGTAG
- a CDS encoding DUF1552 domain-containing protein, with protein sequence MSSRRTFLARTLASAAAMSLSTPQLFATSATSKPPMRFIFMHKGNGLIPDSLVPPSFDKEQREAEARKEAFEIDLDGHDLPQWMNPLASHRNNLAILQGLSGKMCTTGHHTWCSSLGVFKANERLSSIRWATVDFELARLFPSPFEHIELACFPGSGGNSRGNINGIEKGFSARGAQQPNYAFGSPRVAMQELFKSVTTKKTDQNRYELERNMLEFLAAEEEGLAQGLRGAERTKVANYADAIQDIRGRNRRIEAMREVIRKHIPLLDEKYLSENLSTVDRQFGLTEILLSTLISGMTNVVTFTVDELGTSYTGLSGLEGDNINLHDVGHNKSIGGFDSLQIREKVRWQHMTLVDRIVTRLKNVPEGDGCMFDNTMLFYFSDNGETHHSKGTEWPFLVLAGDNARIDISRRYIRLPEYGQAGHKTLGNWYTTLLNAHGNSIDHYGALDVALTIDQKGPIEHFLR encoded by the coding sequence ATGAGCAGTCGACGGACATTCTTAGCACGCACCTTGGCGAGCGCCGCCGCCATGAGCCTTTCCACACCGCAACTCTTCGCGACGTCGGCGACCAGCAAACCGCCGATGCGCTTCATCTTCATGCATAAAGGCAACGGGCTGATTCCCGATTCGCTGGTTCCGCCATCCTTTGACAAAGAGCAGAGGGAAGCGGAGGCCCGCAAGGAAGCGTTTGAAATCGACCTCGATGGGCATGACCTTCCGCAGTGGATGAATCCCCTCGCGAGTCACAGGAATAACCTCGCCATCCTGCAGGGCCTTTCGGGAAAAATGTGTACGACGGGACATCACACCTGGTGTTCGTCGCTCGGAGTCTTCAAAGCGAATGAACGGCTGAGCTCCATCAGGTGGGCGACTGTCGACTTCGAGTTAGCCAGGCTTTTTCCATCACCTTTTGAACACATTGAACTCGCCTGCTTCCCTGGCAGCGGCGGCAATTCACGAGGAAATATCAACGGGATTGAAAAAGGCTTCTCGGCCCGCGGCGCCCAGCAACCGAACTACGCGTTCGGTTCGCCCAGGGTGGCGATGCAGGAGTTGTTCAAATCCGTTACCACCAAGAAGACCGACCAGAACCGCTACGAACTCGAACGCAACATGCTCGAATTCCTGGCCGCCGAAGAAGAAGGGCTCGCGCAGGGACTGCGAGGCGCCGAACGTACGAAGGTGGCGAATTACGCCGACGCGATACAGGATATTCGTGGACGCAACCGCCGTATTGAAGCGATGAGAGAAGTGATTCGGAAACACATTCCGTTACTCGACGAGAAGTATCTTTCCGAGAATCTCTCCACCGTCGATCGTCAGTTCGGCTTGACGGAAATCCTGCTCTCAACGTTGATTTCTGGGATGACCAATGTGGTCACGTTCACCGTGGACGAACTGGGCACAAGTTACACGGGCCTTTCCGGACTCGAGGGCGACAATATCAATCTGCACGATGTGGGGCACAACAAGTCCATTGGCGGATTTGATTCGCTGCAGATTCGCGAGAAAGTTCGCTGGCAACACATGACGCTCGTCGACCGCATCGTCACTCGCTTGAAAAACGTCCCCGAAGGCGATGGCTGCATGTTCGACAATACGATGCTGTTCTACTTCTCCGACAACGGAGAAACGCATCACAGTAAAGGAACCGAGTGGCCGTTCCTTGTTCTGGCTGGCGACAACGCTCGCATCGATATCAGCCGGCGCTACATTCGCCTTCCAGAATACGGCCAGGCGGGCCACAAGACGCTTGGCAACTGGTACACGACACTTCTCAACGCCCACGGGAACTCGATTGATCACTACGGCGCACTGGACGTCGCGCTAACGATCGATCAAAAGGGGCCGATCGAACATTTCCTGAGGTGA